Proteins from one Caulobacter sp. 73W genomic window:
- a CDS encoding ArsR/SmtB family transcription factor — translation MSISMAQVVEILRAAGEDTRMRVLALLAQEELSVLELCRILDQSQPRVSRHLKLLAEAGLVERFPDGAWVFYRLAAHGPGRAMVDAALAPIDPADPEARADAERLGEVRAERAAEASAYFARNAARWDEIRSLYVAEADVEKAIIAAAGPGPFRGLVDLGAGTGRMLTLLGRKASSALGLDLSQHMLNIARAETAKAGLDHCELRHGDIFFTRLPDASADLVTVHQVLHYLGDPAAAVAEAARLVAPGGRLLIVDFAPHRLEFLREAHQHRRLGFSDAEMLRWLSAAGLEGRAEVDLPPAKDGGLTVKIWTGRRPASVQRSAA, via the coding sequence ATGTCGATCAGCATGGCCCAGGTGGTGGAGATCTTGCGCGCGGCGGGTGAGGACACCCGCATGCGGGTTCTGGCCCTGCTCGCCCAGGAAGAGCTGTCGGTCCTGGAGCTGTGCCGCATCCTGGACCAGAGCCAGCCGCGCGTCTCGCGGCACCTGAAGCTGCTGGCCGAGGCCGGATTGGTGGAGCGCTTCCCGGACGGGGCCTGGGTGTTCTATCGCCTGGCCGCCCACGGACCGGGCCGGGCCATGGTGGACGCCGCCCTGGCCCCGATCGATCCCGCCGATCCCGAGGCGCGCGCCGACGCCGAACGCCTGGGCGAGGTGCGGGCCGAACGCGCCGCCGAGGCCAGCGCCTATTTCGCCCGCAACGCCGCCCGCTGGGACGAAATCCGCTCGCTGTATGTGGCCGAGGCCGATGTGGAGAAGGCGATCATCGCCGCCGCCGGGCCGGGGCCGTTCCGGGGGCTCGTCGATCTGGGCGCGGGCACCGGGCGGATGCTGACCCTTCTGGGCCGCAAGGCGTCCAGCGCCCTGGGGCTGGACCTGTCGCAGCACATGCTGAACATCGCCCGGGCCGAGACGGCCAAGGCGGGGCTGGACCATTGCGAGCTGCGCCACGGGGACATCTTCTTCACCCGCCTGCCGGACGCCTCGGCTGATCTGGTGACGGTGCATCAGGTGCTGCATTACCTGGGCGATCCCGCCGCCGCCGTGGCCGAGGCCGCGCGGCTGGTGGCGCCGGGCGGTCGGCTGCTGATCGTCGATTTCGCGCCGCATCGCCTGGAGTTCCTGCGCGAGGCGCACCAGCATCGCCGCCTGGGCTTTTCCGACGCCGAGATGCTGCGCTGGCTGTCGGCCGCTGGTCTGGAAGGGCGGGCCGAAGTCGATCTGCCGCCGGCCAAGGACGGCGGCCTGACCGTCAAGATCTGGACGGGTCGCCGTCCTGCTTCAGTACAGAGGAGCGCCGCATGA
- the metF gene encoding methylenetetrahydrofolate reductase [NAD(P)H], translated as MSAAEPRRVIGPVARAAERAQSRLNVSFEFFPPKTEAMEETLWSSIRRLEPLGPSFVSVTYGAGGSTRERTHRTVRRILDETSLLPAAHLTCVGASREEVDEVIREYWEAGVRHIVALRGDPPPEEGGSGVGGVYVPRPDGYQNATELTQAIRRIAPFEVLVGAYPEKHPESPSLAHDIDVLKAKVDAGATRAISQFFFDIDAFLRFVDKARGAGIAIPIIPAIMPVTNFKGLKRMAVACEATVPGWLANLFDGLDDDPETRRLIACSVAAEMCAKLEEQGFKDFHFYTLNRADLVYALCRVLGVREPAPAPSEAAA; from the coding sequence ATGAGCGCCGCCGAACCCCGCCGCGTCATCGGCCCCGTCGCCCGCGCCGCGGAGCGCGCGCAGTCGCGCCTGAACGTGTCGTTCGAGTTCTTCCCGCCCAAGACCGAGGCCATGGAAGAAACCCTGTGGTCGTCCATCCGCCGGCTGGAGCCGCTGGGCCCGTCGTTCGTGTCGGTGACCTATGGCGCGGGCGGCTCGACCCGCGAGCGGACCCACCGCACGGTGCGCCGCATCCTGGACGAGACCAGCCTGCTGCCGGCCGCGCACCTGACCTGCGTCGGCGCCAGCCGCGAGGAAGTGGACGAGGTCATCCGCGAATACTGGGAGGCGGGGGTCCGCCACATCGTCGCCCTGCGCGGCGACCCGCCGCCGGAGGAGGGCGGTTCGGGCGTCGGGGGTGTCTATGTCCCGCGTCCCGACGGCTATCAGAACGCCACCGAGCTGACCCAGGCCATCCGCCGCATCGCGCCGTTCGAGGTGTTGGTCGGCGCCTATCCGGAGAAGCATCCGGAAAGCCCGTCCCTGGCGCATGACATCGACGTGCTGAAGGCCAAGGTGGATGCCGGGGCGACGCGGGCGATCAGCCAGTTCTTCTTCGACATCGACGCCTTCTTGCGCTTCGTCGACAAGGCTCGGGGGGCGGGGATCGCCATCCCGATCATCCCGGCGATCATGCCGGTGACCAACTTCAAGGGCCTCAAGCGCATGGCCGTTGCCTGCGAGGCGACGGTGCCGGGCTGGCTGGCCAACCTGTTCGACGGGCTGGACGATGATCCGGAGACCCGCCGCCTGATCGCCTGTTCGGTGGCCGCCGAGATGTGCGCCAAGCTGGAGGAGCAGGGGTTCAAGGACTTCCACTTCTACACCCTGAACCGGGCCGACCTGGTCTACGCCCTGTGCCGGGTGCTGGGCGTGCGCGAGCCCGCGCCGGCTCCGTCGGAGGCCGCGGCATGA
- the bla gene encoding subclass B3 metallo-beta-lactamase, with translation MRIALAALALTTALSGAALSRTAMAQGWPAEWVKPAAPYRIVGNVWYVGTEGISSYLISGSQGHILIDGGMPGGAPLVEASIRKLGFKIEDVKILLNTHAHIDHAGGLAQLKADTKAKLYAAKGDEEGLEKGVHVGDSEYGGASFPSVKVDRTIKDLQVVKLGEVAITAHITPGHTRGCTTWTLPVVEWDRPLNVTFYCSTSVAGNVLLGNRAYPQILADYETSFAKLRAIPTDVFLPNHPEFADLAGKRRRQMRGEPTPFVDPAEMGRFIDASQAAFDQELAKQERRR, from the coding sequence ATGAGGATCGCTCTGGCCGCTCTCGCCCTGACGACGGCCCTGTCCGGGGCGGCGCTATCTAGGACCGCTATGGCCCAGGGCTGGCCGGCCGAATGGGTCAAGCCCGCCGCGCCGTACCGCATCGTCGGCAATGTCTGGTACGTCGGGACCGAAGGGATTTCTTCCTACCTGATCTCGGGCTCCCAGGGGCACATCCTGATCGACGGCGGCATGCCGGGGGGCGCGCCCCTGGTCGAGGCCAGCATCCGCAAGCTGGGCTTCAAGATCGAGGACGTGAAGATCCTCCTCAACACTCACGCCCACATCGACCACGCGGGCGGGCTGGCGCAGCTGAAGGCCGACACGAAGGCCAAGCTCTACGCCGCCAAGGGCGACGAGGAAGGCCTGGAGAAGGGCGTCCATGTCGGCGACAGCGAGTACGGCGGCGCGAGCTTTCCTTCGGTGAAGGTGGACCGCACGATCAAGGACCTGCAGGTGGTCAAGCTGGGCGAGGTCGCCATCACCGCCCACATCACGCCGGGCCATACGCGCGGCTGCACCACCTGGACCCTGCCGGTGGTGGAGTGGGATCGTCCGCTGAACGTGACCTTCTACTGCTCGACCTCGGTGGCGGGGAACGTGCTGCTGGGCAACCGCGCCTATCCACAGATCCTGGCGGACTACGAGACCAGCTTCGCCAAGCTGCGGGCGATCCCCACCGACGTGTTCTTGCCCAACCATCCGGAGTTCGCCGACCTGGCCGGCAAGCGCCGCCGTCAGATGCGCGGCGAGCCGACGCCCTTCGTCGATCCGGCCGAGATGGGCCGCTTCATCGACGCCTCCCAAGCGGCGTTCGACCAGGAACTGGCCAAGCAGGAGCGACGCCGATGA
- a CDS encoding homocysteine S-methyltransferase family protein: MTRAQRIEALKAAAKERILILDGSWGVMIQRRGLDEADFRGDRFADHDGQMKGNNDILCITRPDIIADLHDQYYAAGADISETNTFSATTIAQEDYKLDAAAVRDINLQGARLAREAADRWTAKEPHKPRFAAGSIGPLNVMLSMSSDVNDPGARRVNFDQVYEAYRQQVAALHEGGVDLFLIETITDTLNCKAALKAIKDLEDEGYEPLPIWISGTITDRSGRTLSGQTVEAFWNSVKHVKPFAIGFNCALGADLMRPHIAELARIADTLVGAYPNAGLPNAMGQYDEEPHETSHMLHEWAKDGLVNLLGGCCGTTPDHIRHVADEVRGIAPRQPPERAKALRLAGLEPFELA, encoded by the coding sequence ATGACCCGCGCGCAGCGTATCGAGGCCCTGAAGGCCGCCGCCAAGGAACGCATCCTGATCCTGGACGGATCGTGGGGCGTGATGATCCAGCGCCGGGGCCTGGACGAGGCGGACTTCCGCGGCGACCGCTTCGCCGACCATGACGGGCAGATGAAGGGGAACAACGACATCCTCTGCATCACCCGCCCGGACATCATCGCCGACCTGCACGACCAGTATTACGCGGCGGGCGCGGACATCTCCGAGACCAACACCTTCAGCGCCACGACCATCGCGCAGGAGGACTACAAGCTCGACGCCGCCGCCGTGCGCGACATCAACCTGCAAGGCGCGCGGCTGGCCCGCGAGGCGGCGGATCGGTGGACCGCCAAGGAGCCGCACAAGCCGCGCTTCGCCGCCGGTTCGATCGGGCCGCTGAACGTGATGCTGTCCATGTCGTCGGACGTGAACGATCCAGGCGCGCGCCGGGTGAATTTCGACCAGGTGTATGAGGCCTATCGCCAGCAGGTGGCCGCCCTGCACGAGGGCGGCGTGGACCTGTTCCTCATCGAGACCATCACCGACACCCTCAACTGCAAGGCCGCGCTGAAGGCGATCAAGGACCTCGAGGACGAGGGCTATGAGCCGCTGCCGATCTGGATCAGCGGCACCATCACCGACCGCTCGGGGCGCACCCTGTCGGGCCAGACGGTCGAGGCGTTCTGGAACTCGGTGAAGCACGTCAAACCGTTCGCCATCGGCTTCAACTGCGCCCTGGGCGCGGACCTGATGCGACCGCACATCGCCGAGCTGGCGCGGATCGCCGACACCCTGGTGGGCGCCTATCCGAACGCCGGCCTGCCCAACGCCATGGGCCAGTACGACGAGGAGCCGCACGAGACCTCGCACATGCTGCACGAGTGGGCCAAGGACGGCCTGGTCAACCTGCTGGGCGGCTGCTGCGGCACGACGCCGGACCACATCCGCCACGTGGCCGACGAGGTGCGCGGGATCGCCCCGCGTCAGCCGCCGGAGCGGGCGAAAGCCCTGCGCCTGGCCGGGCTGGAGCCGTTCGAACTGGCATGA
- a CDS encoding class I SAM-dependent methyltransferase encodes MSAFQKYFADPQFVARYVEKGPAAFMPGHGGVLQMAGVLLAEQVPEDGRVLIVGAGGGLDTRALAKAGPNWSFVGVDPAPNMLDLARHVVGDEINARLELIEGVAADAPDGPFDAATLILVLGMIADDGSKLATLTEIHRRLKPGAPFVLVDRCDDRGSPNFERNIKRYVAYAVASGVDAETVSGAYDSQKANPGLVTAERDEALLVEAGFKMIEVFYVGMNWRGWVGYA; translated from the coding sequence ATGAGCGCGTTCCAGAAATACTTCGCCGACCCGCAGTTCGTCGCCCGCTACGTCGAGAAGGGGCCGGCGGCCTTCATGCCGGGCCACGGCGGCGTGCTGCAGATGGCCGGCGTGCTGCTGGCCGAGCAGGTTCCAGAGGATGGCCGCGTGCTGATCGTTGGAGCCGGCGGGGGGCTGGACACCCGTGCGCTGGCCAAGGCCGGTCCGAACTGGAGCTTTGTCGGGGTGGACCCGGCGCCGAACATGCTGGATCTCGCGCGCCACGTCGTAGGCGACGAGATCAACGCCCGGCTGGAGCTTATCGAGGGTGTCGCCGCCGATGCGCCGGACGGGCCGTTCGACGCCGCCACGCTGATCCTCGTCCTGGGCATGATCGCCGATGACGGCTCCAAGCTGGCGACCCTGACGGAAATCCATCGTCGCCTGAAGCCGGGCGCGCCTTTCGTGCTGGTGGATCGCTGCGATGACCGAGGCAGCCCCAATTTCGAGCGCAATATCAAGCGTTACGTCGCCTATGCGGTGGCGTCGGGTGTCGACGCTGAAACCGTGTCTGGCGCTTATGACAGCCAGAAAGCCAATCCCGGCCTGGTGACGGCCGAGCGGGACGAGGCCCTGCTGGTCGAGGCCGGGTTCAAGATGATCGAGGTATTCTACGTGGGCATGAACTGGCGCGGTTGGGTGGGTTACGCGTGA
- the metH gene encoding methionine synthase, whose translation MRPVFVNIGERTNVTGSAKFKKLIVEGQYGEALSVARQQVEAGAQIIDINMDEGLLDSQVAMTTYLNLLAAEPDIARVPIMIDSSKWEVIEAGLKCVQGKTIVNSISLKEGEAKFIEQATLCLRYGAAVVVMAFDEVGQADTEARKVEICERAYNVLVEKVGFPPEDIIFDPNIFAVATGIEEHANYAVDFIEATRRIKQLLPYARISGGVSNVSFSFRGNEPVRRAIHSVFLYHAINAGMDMGIVNAGDLPVYDDIDADLREAVEDVILNRKRADGADPTERLVDMAPRYKGEKGAAKVVDLAWRDAPVGERLTHALVHGITEFIDADTEEARLQAERPLHVIEGPLMDGMNVVGDLFGAGKMFLPQVVKSARVMKQAVAWLMPFMEAEKEGGARQSAGKVLMATVKGDVHDIGKNIVGVVLQCNNYEVVDLGVMVPADRILDEAKAHGVDMIGLSGLITPSLDEMVFVASEMERLGFDIPLLIGGATTSRTHTAVKIEPAYRRGPTTYVLDASRAVGVVSNLLSPTEKDRVMAETRDEYVRIREQFARGQEVKARTSIADARAKKLDVDWANYAPPKPSFIGLRTFEPSLEELVPYIDWSPFFASWELIGRYPQILEDDVVGEAATDLYRDARAMLDKITAEKWFAAKGVAGFWPANTDGDDVVVYADESRTRELGRLHTLRQQMAKSAGKANVALSDFVAPIGAGADYVGGFAVTAGHGEDEMVARFKAAGDDYSAIMASALADRLAEAFAEWLHYKARVELWGYAPDEPFEAERLIAEKYQGIRPAAGYPAQPDHTEKELLFKILEAEGRTGMQLTESFAMMPGAAVSGLYFSHPQAHYFGVGKIDRDQVEDYARRKGWDIAKAERWLAPILNYDPNARAAA comes from the coding sequence ATGCGTCCTGTCTTCGTAAACATCGGCGAGCGGACCAACGTCACCGGGTCGGCCAAGTTCAAGAAGCTGATCGTCGAGGGTCAGTACGGCGAAGCCCTGAGCGTCGCCCGGCAGCAGGTGGAAGCCGGCGCCCAGATCATCGACATCAACATGGACGAGGGCCTGCTGGATTCGCAGGTCGCCATGACCACCTACCTGAACCTGCTGGCGGCCGAGCCGGACATCGCCCGCGTGCCGATCATGATCGACAGCTCCAAGTGGGAGGTGATCGAGGCCGGTCTGAAGTGCGTTCAGGGCAAGACCATCGTCAACTCCATCTCGCTGAAGGAAGGCGAGGCCAAGTTCATCGAGCAGGCGACCCTATGCCTGCGCTACGGCGCGGCGGTGGTGGTCATGGCCTTCGACGAGGTGGGCCAGGCCGACACCGAGGCGCGCAAGGTCGAGATCTGCGAGCGCGCCTACAACGTGCTGGTGGAGAAGGTGGGTTTTCCGCCCGAGGACATCATCTTCGACCCCAACATCTTCGCCGTGGCGACGGGGATCGAAGAGCACGCCAACTACGCCGTCGACTTCATCGAGGCCACACGGCGCATCAAGCAGCTGCTGCCCTACGCCCGGATTTCGGGCGGCGTGTCGAACGTGTCGTTCAGCTTCCGCGGCAACGAGCCGGTGCGCCGGGCGATCCACTCGGTGTTCCTGTACCACGCCATCAACGCCGGCATGGACATGGGCATCGTCAACGCCGGCGACCTGCCGGTCTATGACGATATCGACGCCGACCTGCGCGAGGCCGTCGAGGACGTGATCCTCAACCGCAAGCGCGCCGACGGCGCCGACCCGACCGAGCGTCTGGTGGACATGGCGCCCCGCTACAAGGGCGAGAAGGGCGCGGCCAAGGTCGTCGACCTGGCCTGGCGCGACGCCCCCGTAGGCGAGCGCCTGACCCACGCCCTGGTCCACGGCATCACCGAATTCATCGACGCCGACACCGAAGAGGCGCGCCTGCAGGCCGAGCGCCCGCTGCACGTCATCGAAGGTCCGCTGATGGACGGCATGAACGTGGTCGGCGACCTGTTCGGCGCGGGGAAGATGTTCCTGCCCCAAGTGGTCAAATCGGCCCGCGTCATGAAGCAGGCGGTGGCCTGGCTGATGCCGTTCATGGAGGCCGAGAAGGAAGGCGGCGCGCGCCAGTCGGCGGGCAAGGTCCTGATGGCCACGGTGAAGGGCGACGTCCACGACATTGGCAAGAACATCGTCGGCGTGGTCCTGCAGTGCAACAACTACGAGGTCGTCGATCTCGGCGTCATGGTTCCGGCCGACCGCATCCTGGACGAGGCCAAGGCGCATGGGGTCGACATGATCGGCCTGTCGGGCCTGATCACGCCGTCCCTGGACGAGATGGTGTTCGTGGCCTCCGAGATGGAGCGCCTGGGCTTCGACATCCCGCTGCTGATCGGCGGGGCGACCACCAGCCGCACCCATACGGCGGTGAAGATCGAGCCGGCCTATCGCCGTGGTCCGACCACCTATGTCCTCGACGCCTCGCGCGCCGTGGGGGTGGTCTCCAACCTGCTGTCGCCCACCGAGAAGGATCGGGTGATGGCCGAGACGCGCGACGAGTATGTCCGCATCCGCGAGCAGTTCGCCCGCGGCCAGGAGGTGAAGGCCCGGACCTCCATCGCCGACGCGCGCGCCAAGAAGCTGGACGTCGACTGGGCGAACTATGCGCCGCCCAAGCCCTCGTTCATCGGCCTGCGAACCTTCGAGCCGAGCCTGGAGGAACTGGTCCCCTATATCGACTGGTCGCCGTTCTTCGCCAGCTGGGAGCTGATCGGCCGCTATCCGCAGATCCTGGAGGACGACGTGGTCGGCGAGGCCGCCACCGACCTCTATCGCGACGCCCGCGCGATGCTGGACAAGATCACCGCCGAGAAGTGGTTCGCCGCCAAGGGCGTAGCCGGCTTCTGGCCCGCCAACACCGACGGCGACGACGTGGTCGTCTATGCCGACGAGAGCCGCACGAGGGAGCTGGGCCGCCTGCACACCCTTCGCCAGCAGATGGCCAAGAGCGCCGGCAAGGCCAATGTGGCGCTGTCGGACTTCGTCGCCCCGATAGGCGCGGGCGCCGACTATGTGGGCGGCTTCGCGGTCACCGCCGGTCATGGCGAGGACGAGATGGTCGCCAGGTTCAAGGCGGCCGGCGACGACTATTCGGCGATCATGGCCTCGGCCTTGGCCGACCGCCTGGCCGAAGCCTTCGCCGAGTGGCTGCACTACAAGGCCCGCGTGGAGCTGTGGGGCTATGCGCCCGACGAGCCGTTCGAGGCCGAGCGCCTGATCGCCGAGAAATATCAAGGCATCCGCCCGGCGGCCGGCTATCCGGCCCAGCCCGACCACACCGAGAAGGAACTGCTGTTCAAGATCCTGGAGGCGGAAGGCCGCACCGGGATGCAGCTGACCGAGAGCTTCGCCATGATGCCGGGCGCGGCGGTGTCCGGGCTCTATTTCAGCCACCCGCAGGCCCACTATTTCGGCGTCGGCAAGATCGATCGCGATCAGGTCGAGGATTACGCCCGCCGCAAGGGTTGGGACATCGCCAAGGCCGAACGCTGGCTGGCGCCGATCCTCAACTACGATCCCAACGCCCGCGCGGCGGCCTAG
- a CDS encoding calcium-binding protein, with translation MRIDGGAGNDNRHGTAQADVFYMRKGDDVAAGWGGNDTLNGGDGNDTLTGGDGLDVLYGDAGNDELRGGADTDQLYGGPGNDRLWGGPGGDIFWFNSVNADTDTIQDFEVGSDNLGLTHIDANWNVAGDQDFRFIGSNTFSGQPGEVRYRIIDFQDGGPLMTWVELNTTGNGLPELIIAMVGAKQLTAADFFL, from the coding sequence ATGCGGATCGATGGCGGAGCCGGCAATGACAACCGGCACGGGACGGCCCAGGCCGACGTCTTCTACATGCGCAAGGGCGATGACGTCGCCGCCGGTTGGGGCGGCAATGACACGCTCAATGGCGGCGACGGAAACGACACCCTTACGGGCGGCGACGGCCTCGACGTCCTTTATGGCGATGCCGGCAACGACGAGCTTCGCGGCGGAGCCGACACTGATCAGCTCTACGGAGGTCCTGGCAACGACCGCCTTTGGGGCGGCCCCGGCGGTGACATCTTCTGGTTCAACTCCGTCAACGCCGACACGGACACTATTCAGGATTTCGAAGTCGGAAGCGACAACCTCGGCCTGACCCATATTGACGCCAACTGGAACGTCGCCGGCGATCAGGACTTCCGTTTCATCGGCTCCAACACCTTCAGCGGTCAGCCTGGCGAAGTGCGTTACCGAATTATCGATTTCCAGGACGGCGGACCGCTCATGACATGGGTGGAGTTGAACACTACGGGCAACGGTCTGCCCGAACTGATCATCGCCATGGTCGGCGCCAAGCAACTCACCGCCGCTGACTTCTTCCTCTGA
- a CDS encoding MFS transporter, producing MKTSSSAAQGAPISRRSMAVAAFSTVVEWYDFTLYLYLATVMSRVFFGGGEASLIATLAGFAVAYLMRPLGAAVFGHIGDRHGRRRMMLLSMLLMTGAMLATALLPTHAQIGPAAGVLMLLLRCVMGFSVGGEYTGVVAYLMEGAKPHRRGLVTSTASAASEVGGLLAVGISALTVHLLAQADQDAWGWRIPFLVGAALAFSIWVARSTMQESPDFERQKAQGTVPQRPLRHTLKHHRPGVLRSFTISALGSITYYVGITYVPAFLTSAGAMSEALSLWLATIAAVVVIAVTPLIGLASDRWGRRPVLLILAAGSAFLPMAMFSLMASGSVGSALLGAVVLAGVAGGVSAVGAVATAEQFPGEGRLSGLALGATAATAIFGGLTPWLAQTLTAATGKPMIPGAMIAGVAVLVLPVLLGLKETLPRRLLDGAEV from the coding sequence ATGAAGACATCCTCGTCCGCCGCTCAAGGCGCGCCGATCTCGCGGCGATCCATGGCGGTCGCCGCCTTCTCGACCGTGGTCGAGTGGTACGACTTCACCCTGTACCTCTACCTGGCGACGGTGATGTCGCGGGTGTTCTTCGGGGGCGGCGAGGCGTCGCTGATCGCCACTTTAGCGGGCTTCGCCGTCGCCTATCTGATGCGGCCCCTAGGGGCGGCGGTGTTCGGACACATCGGCGACCGGCACGGGCGGCGGCGGATGATGCTGCTGTCCATGCTGCTGATGACCGGGGCCATGCTGGCGACGGCCCTGCTGCCGACCCATGCGCAGATCGGTCCGGCGGCGGGCGTGCTGATGCTTCTGCTCCGCTGCGTCATGGGATTCTCGGTGGGCGGCGAGTACACCGGCGTCGTGGCCTATCTGATGGAAGGGGCCAAGCCGCATCGGCGGGGTCTGGTCACCTCCACCGCCTCGGCGGCGAGCGAGGTGGGCGGGTTGCTGGCAGTGGGGATCTCGGCTCTGACCGTGCATCTGCTGGCGCAGGCTGACCAGGACGCCTGGGGCTGGCGCATTCCCTTCCTGGTGGGCGCGGCTCTGGCTTTCAGTATCTGGGTCGCCCGCTCGACCATGCAGGAGTCGCCGGACTTCGAGCGGCAGAAGGCGCAAGGCACCGTGCCGCAGCGTCCCCTGCGTCACACCCTCAAGCATCATCGGCCGGGCGTGCTGCGGTCCTTCACGATCTCGGCCCTGGGGTCGATCACCTACTATGTGGGCATCACCTATGTGCCGGCGTTCCTGACCTCGGCCGGGGCGATGTCGGAGGCGCTGTCCCTGTGGCTGGCGACCATCGCGGCGGTGGTGGTGATCGCGGTGACGCCGCTGATCGGCCTGGCCTCCGACCGCTGGGGGCGAAGGCCGGTGCTGCTGATCCTGGCGGCGGGCAGCGCTTTCCTGCCGATGGCGATGTTCTCGCTGATGGCCAGCGGATCGGTCGGTTCAGCCTTGCTCGGCGCCGTGGTGCTGGCGGGTGTCGCAGGCGGCGTCAGCGCGGTGGGGGCGGTGGCGACGGCCGAGCAGTTTCCGGGCGAGGGGCGGCTCAGCGGCCTGGCGCTGGGCGCAACCGCGGCGACCGCGATCTTTGGCGGCCTGACCCCCTGGCTTGCCCAGACGCTGACCGCCGCGACCGGCAAGCCCATGATCCCCGGCGCAATGATCGCCGGGGTGGCCGTGCTGGTTTTGCCAGTGCTGCTGGGCCTGAAGGAGACTTTGCCTCGCCGCTTACTTGATGGGGCCGAGGTTTGA
- a CDS encoding calcium-binding protein translates to MIRGTAGNDRREGTASDDVFRMGPGDDRAGGKGGNDDMYGGRGDDVLHGGPGLDMLDGGEGNDQLNGGAGTDALYGGPGRDQLWGGDGGDVFWFRSINEGTDTIQDFEVGRDAISLYKIDANANRAGDQGFTFIGSSAFSGRGAEVRSVVQDLEPGRPGGLMTFVHLDTDGDRLPDMIIGLVGAKYLDAGDFQL, encoded by the coding sequence ATGATCCGAGGCACCGCTGGTAATGACCGGCGCGAGGGAACTGCTAGCGACGACGTCTTTCGGATGGGACCGGGCGACGACCGCGCCGGCGGCAAGGGCGGCAATGACGACATGTATGGCGGTCGGGGCGACGACGTTCTACACGGCGGCCCGGGCTTGGACATGCTCGACGGCGGCGAGGGTAATGACCAGCTGAACGGCGGAGCCGGCACCGACGCACTGTACGGCGGCCCGGGCCGTGATCAGCTTTGGGGCGGCGACGGTGGCGACGTCTTCTGGTTCCGCTCGATCAACGAGGGTACGGACACCATCCAAGATTTCGAGGTCGGTCGAGACGCTATCTCGCTCTACAAGATCGACGCAAACGCCAATCGTGCGGGCGACCAGGGGTTCACCTTCATTGGCTCGTCCGCCTTCAGCGGTCGAGGCGCCGAGGTGAGGTCAGTCGTGCAGGATTTGGAGCCGGGGCGTCCCGGCGGCCTTATGACGTTTGTGCATCTCGATACGGACGGTGACCGGCTGCCTGACATGATCATCGGCCTCGTCGGCGCGAAGTATCTCGATGCAGGTGACTTCCAGCTCTAG